The genomic DNA cagtagttttgttttttgcctggGTTTTCATGAGCAAACTTTAatcttgccctgatgttcttaGAATATCTTCAAGCGTCACCTCCTGTGTAGATGTAATTTGCGTTGTAACTGCTGTCCCCTTAACCAGCTGGCAGCTACGCTTCCAAGACCTGTGGTCTGGATAAGttactgaggctaatctataaataccaaGCCGTTCCTCTAAcaaatattttcccctcaatcgacggtttaaacataagcacacacaagcagatatgtaaaaataggtagataaatattaaatcaaacaataacaaaaaaaatgcaaatttcacacgtagaaaattagtgtatatatatatatatatatatatatatatatatataatatatatatatatatatatatatatatatatatatatatatatatataatataaatatataatatatagatatgtatatccctccaccaaagtaaaaacatgacaccaccaaatatacaataacaaaccctcccttgtcccagtaacatataacaatgaatgaatgcGGAAAATGGCAATAATAGTGAACTTGAGTCTGAGTATACAACTGTGCTGAATATGGATGAGtggtcaacagataagtgatgtGTTTGTTTTTCACGGAAAAAATGGatcaacctcaccgtgaatccttggCGTGTGGTGGATAATGTAGTCCAACCCTGGGGTCTCTGATGATGATTGAATTGAAGTAAGTTCAGCggaatgaaaaaacaaactggataccaaagcgcgatgtggaaaaaTAGCAGGTGATGGTGGTTCATTGTAGTGAAatgtaatctccgtctttctcttttcctcccgGTCTGTTCCCTtctgattgtttatatagtaatgagctggatgtaattgattgattgattgtaaacaggtgctttccatcttggggcggCAGTCTCTCTCCATCACCCGTCCCCCCACTGTATTTATAGGATGACATTCACTGACgtacacattataaacagcaaacgggacgatggaaaccaagcgcactcagtacaaacattgaaaacactattactatgtagccccgctacagtgTGATCTGTATCTCATGGTATACTCCTGCAATTTCATGGTGACAAGTGCTACCTGTAGAACCGGTGATGAAATTCTGGGCTCCTTAGAGACTCCCTTTGGCATCTTACGCTCTGCTCTTGGCTTGAACTTGATGGTGAGGCCTGGCCTGAAGAGGTTAGCAGTTCTTTTAAATCGTCTCCATTTGTAGTTGATCTTCTGGACAGTGCAATGCTTAATTTCCAGTTGTTTGGAGatctgtttttaaatcctttcccAAGCTCCTGGGCACCTATAACCTCTTCGTTTGTTGTGGAAGTGTTATCACCTCTGCATGGTGATAACACTTCAACAACAATTTAAATATCAGACTTCGTTTAAATAAGAAGACAAGTTCATATAAGATTCTCTCTAATGATATGCTAGTCATCTACACTCGATTTTTAATTTGATGCATCTAAAGGTACTGATAAATGAAAAGCTACAATTACTTTCTCCATTTATATAGAGACTAATTATTGTACTGTATGAGGATGTTGGGAGTAGCAGAAAAGCATGTGAGggtggtgcaggatatgtatgaggaccGTGTGACTGCTGTGAGGTGTGCAGCCTGGTTCAGGGTGAGAGTggcattacatcagggatcggctgtgagccctttcttgtttgcaatggtgatggacaggttgacaaatgaGGTCAGATAGGAGTCTCCATGAACTATGATGTTCACGCATGATCTGTAGTGATGGTAGACAGCAGGTTGAGACAAACctggagagaaggggaatgaaagtcagtaggagtaagatggagtacatatgcgtgaatgagagggaaggtggtgAAAGGGTGCAACTGCAAGAAGAAGATGTGATGAAGGTAGGCAAATTTAAAAACTTGGgctcaacagtccaaagcaatggagactgcaggcagggtggaatgagtggaaaaaagtggcaggagtgatttgtgacgaGTCCcttcaagagtgaaagggaaggtccataaaatggtagtgagacctgctatgttgtgtggtttggagatggtggcattgaTAAAAAGACCGGCGGCAGAGCTGGAAATGGCGGAGTTGAAGGTGGCACGATTTTTGCTCAGATTAACGAGGTCAAACCAGATTAGGAATGAgaatattagagggacaacacaggtaaGACAGTTTGGTGAAAACgtaagagaggcgagattgagatGGTTTAGGCACGTGCAGAGGGGAAATGAGGAGTACATCGGGGGGAATGTTGAGAATGGAACTTCCAAGCAAGAGAAAAAGacgaaggccaaagaggaggtttatggatgtggtgagggaggacatgaaggcctGGGGTGTGGCagaaaaatgatataaaagacagggatagatagaaacgaatgatctgctgtggtgacctgTAATTGGGAGcacatggaagaagaagaagaaattacacAGTGGGCCACAAAAAGTtaacatgtaatattattatattttatctaAACATTGTTTGAATGAAGATCAAATCATGATATGCCCACatatgtacttactttttcacacctaCACCAGTTCATTTCCACTTGGTAAGCATGTCTTTCAGAGGTGTCGAGTGTTTTGACCACATTTATGTGAATGTGCACACACTTGTTTTTTAATAATGCTTACCAAATCTGTGCTGTCTATACTGGTCTCAGTTGTTGACCGATTTCAGTTATTCAGGCATCTCGCATTCAaatgactgtttttgtttttgtgtctgtAATTTTTTAGcttaaaataatcacattttgGTCACGGAAGCATCCCTAACATTTTCATAGGAAGTCTTGACACTTGTCAGACAGGTGGACGGTTGCAGTGCTCTAAAGGACGATTATATTATGATAGGACTGAAAACCACACAAATGCTCTCTTGTTGATTGTGGTTTCTGTGTGGTATAACTGAATAATTACTTCTTCGTCTTCCttctcttctttcggctgcttccattaggggttgccacagcagatcatcttgttccatattatGACTGAATAACTAAATCTGTCAAAAAGGTAAGAGTGGGCATATCCCTACTTCTGCAGGCAGAACCCTTAATACAGTGAGTGTGCATTCACACAAGTGTGGTGGGGGTTTCTGATTAATCGGGGTACTTGGGGCGGGTTCATAATTTTGGTACCCAACACCTTTTATGTTGTACTACTCTGAACATTACGCATAATGACTCCATAAGTGAGTATTGGTCTCCTTTGTGTGGTATCATTCAGTCTGTGGGTATTTTTTGGCATCACTGTTGCTTCTCCCAACCCTCAGAAATAGATGATAGAGAAGGCTATACACACCTTAATGTTAAATTATCTCAATTGAGTCTGTCTTGTTGTACACTCACACaagaaaatagaatttttttttttgttttcttttgttcacccttaaactgccacaaccggctatagttggttcccagtgcagtttgccagcacgccggagctgatcagttcgtgccgtacattcgttgagcagccagcttgtgaccactggcgccccctacatCACAGTCCTTTGGATTCAGgcgctgcactagactggcctgccagcaTCGCCCTTGTCatctgtgtgcagccagttcaagcgcagttggctcggtgatttactgaatttcatcaatggcgtcagttgcaccttgtacatataataagagatttttttttttaagtttttgcagTTCATtgacagtgtgtaaaatgatcagtgttgcagtaattgtgatgttcttttcatgaaaaaaaatgtgtgccattaaaatttcactttttcttggtgaattgtgacatttccttacaaagtgcagcaaaaaagtattttgccATCCAAggaggggtgcattaaccccgtaagtatgtggcggtttaagaGTTAAACTAGACCTGCAGTGAATAAACACTGTTTAAACGTTTCATTCGTTTGAAAGTGAAAAGCTCTTTAGTAAATTACAAAGCTTTTCGCCTCTAAACCCCAGGCCCTCAATtctattcagtttatttctaCATAGCAGTCTTCAcagagtgcaggtgcagagcgcTGCAACAAGTTCCCCGGTAAAATGCACATgtagattttacaaattactaaatacagagtTAGCACACATAAAGGCACATTTGTTAAACAGACGGACAATCAAGAAGAAACTGTTTGATACTGTAGCAGTGAAAAccaacaaaatttgttcaataattaattgttgaactatggtcagtggaggagaggaaagcaaaaacaGCAGAATCAATAGGGAATATAAGGCTCTGGGGGTGGTGGTGGTCCGCAGTCATTTTTAGCAGGCAATATCAGACACAGTCTTGGCTAACTGACCTTCCAgcccctcctgggcattctacagtagaGTCTGTGCTAAGCCATCCAATCTGGTGGGACAATCTTTCCATCCATTGACTCCCAGTATTTGAGATGACTTTTCTATGGACATGAGATCTGCTTGGTGGTAGGAGAGCAGAACCAAGTGGTACAGCAAGATAGTTAGAAGAGAAAAGGAATAAATTGGGGGTTAGTAACGGTTCGGAGATGGAacatgtacagctaatcagcagctctagttagggtatgctagactaaagttgTGCATCTTCagcctgagactgaaggggcatttcCTATATAAGCAGAAAGACCCTGCTACTCCCACCAATCACAATGTGCTTTAAAGGGAAAATATTATTTCCACATAGCTTCCTTGTCAAATTGTCAAACTCCActtggccaaaagtatgtggacactcCTCCAAATGATTGTGTTTAGGTGTTTCATTGTTAAACTCgagcacatagccatgcaattTCAATTCCCGTAGattgggtcatactgaagagctcaatgactttaaatgtggGACCTTCAGAGGATGACACGTTTGCCTCAAGTTATTATGTGACATTTCTGCCCTGATCTACTGATGTTGCTTTTACGTTGTGCCCAGTAGTGCTGGGTTAGAAAGTAGGCCTCCCTGTGACATAAATTTGATTAAGAAGGTCCAAAAGTTCATGAATGTACTCTTAATTttggcaaggttgtggggtccagtgactgtggggcatctgttggtgaagaaagattcaaggatcttgactttgctgatgatgctgtgatcttcgcagagtcatggaggctctgattggggctcttgagagactgagcgaggagtctgagtgtctgggcttgtgataaaaaccaagagccaggcctttaatgacctcttgggcgcggccatcagcagtgtgtctgtctgcggagagagtgtcgacctcatcgagaggtttacttaccttggcagtgacaggtctctggtgactcttagacggattgggagagcatgagggtcATGAAGTTGCTAGAAaggtgtgtgtggcgctcctgatatctctacaaaaggacCAGGGTCCAAgtatttagagtcctgatgcttccagtcttgctatatggttgtgagacatggacgctgtccagcGACCTGAGATGAAGGCTGTTTCGCCGtgttgtgggtgcagcaacgtgctgtaccagtgcatgctccctaacctgacctgacttgtatTGAATGGCTTATTGTTTCCAAACCTCTTTctgatgtttcttttttgtgaagTCTAactatacttttaatttttttttttcttctatctcTTAAAGCAGGTTTACAAGAAACCACCAGCTTCTACCAATCATCATTTTCTCAGACCTCTCCTCTACACACGTCTGAACAGAAACAATATGGTGAAAATATTTGGATGTCACCATCTGGGTCAGAGACATTGATACCAGTTGATTTGCAGTGTCATTCTTTCCATGAGAGAAATTCACCAAACTCTGAAGATGCCTGTGCTCATCAGCAGGTGCAAAATACAAATCCATTGGCATCATATATCTGCCAAGAATGTGGTaagaattttaaaagtaaatttgatTATAACGATCATCAGCAGGCCCATATGGAAGAGAAGCTACACTGCTGTTCTGAGTGTAATAAGCAGCTGTCATGCATGAGCAGTCTTCAGAAGACACCGTAAaattcatacaggagagaagccatattgctgttttgaATGCGGTAAACGATTCTCATGCATAAGTAGCCTCCACAGACACCGAAAAATTCATACAGGGGAGAAGCCCTATTGTTGTCCTGAATGTAACAAACGGTTCTCACAGATAAACCATCTGAAGAGACACATGCgggttcacactggagaaaagccgcATTCCTgtgctgaatgtggcaaacgattttcgGAGCTCAGCACTCTTCATACACACAAGCGagttcacacaggggagaagccacacagctgtccagaatgtggcaaacgattttctCAAATCAATCATCTTGagagacacactagagttcatTCTGGAGAGAAGCcgcattgttgttctgaatgtggcaagcgattctCACAACTGTATACTCTTCATatacacaaaagaattcacactggtgagaagccaCATTCCTGTTGtgaatgtggcaagcgattctCGTTACTTGGCAATCTTCAAAGACATatgagaattcatactggagaaaagccacattgttgtactgaatgtggcaaacgattctcaatACTTGGCGATCTTCACACGCACACACGAGTACATACTGGAGAGAAACCGCATTGCTGTTGTGAATGTGGGAAACGATTTTCACTTCTTGGTGACCTTCAAAGACACTtgcgaattcacactggagagaagccccaTAGCTGTCCAGAGTGTGGTAAGCGATTCTCAATTCTCAGCAACCTTCAAAGGCATcgaagaattcacacaggagagaagccctaTTCTTGTTCTGAATGCAGCAAGCAATTTTCATGCTTAAGCAGTCTTCAGCGACATACAAAAATTCACACGGGTGAGAAGCCATactcctgttctgaatgtggcaagcaattcTCAACTATCAGTAATCTCACAAGGCACACAAAAACTCACACTGGGGAGAGGCCACATACCTGTGCTGAATGTGGTAAGCGATTCTCACAAATAAGTAGTCTGCAGAGGCACACACAAATTCACAAAGGAGACAAACCACATTGCTGTTCTGCATGTGGGAAACAATTTTTGACTATCAGCAATCTTATAAGGCACACACAAGTTCACACACGGAAGATTAAAAGAAAGGCTGTGCCAAAAAAGAAACACCTTGACTAACAAGTGAGGTCAGGCCAGTGTACAAGATGTTATCCttagagccaaaaaaaaaaaatcttgtttgagATTCAAATAACCCTGAACTGGTTAAGATGGATGAATGGGCAGTTGTTGGAAGGTGCCATTGTGACGTTCATCAGTGCAAAACTAATATACAGCACAATAAATGACAATGAAGCATGTGCCAATGAAGGATAAGCAAattgtttgacataaacagctgACTGTCAAAGAAAGTTGGGGTCACATTCCTGTTTGCTCATTTAGGCAAAATGGGACACACCTATTGGGTTTAAAACAATAAGCTGAGGAGAGATGGGTGGGCTTGTGTACAGTTGccatatacattttcatttattgaattcaatgtacttcatagtaaatACAAAACCTCAATtctgaaaaagttgggacagcaTGGAAAAgctaaaaaagacagaaaactgtGACTTTTAAATCCAAGTTGAAAACAGTATAATAACATGGGATTTCATGTTTTCCCATTGTATGTTTAGTGTAAGTAAACTCTTCTTTTGAAATTGGTGCTTATAGAACATTCCAGAAATGTTGGGAagagcccttttttttttttttttgggaattgaGTTTTGTCAATACTTTTCAGAAATGTTAGGTAGGTTGTGTAAAGTGCTTTACCTTAATGACCCATCATCATTATAATGGAAGACTCCATGTGTCCATTTAGTTGGAAGAAATTCCACATCTAGCATCTGAACAGTGAATGTCAGTGCACGAAAAAGAAATATGTGATGGAGAGGCTGCTtgttgataaaaacaaaaaacatcagcTCGTCATTCTCCACGTAGTCTCTTTGGTGCCCCAGTTTTACTGAATAATAGTTGGGTTTTCTGATAGAACACCATATGAACGTGTGCCATTTTGTGAACTGCATACACTGGAAGAGAGGCGGTGAGAGGATCTGTGGGCCAGTGCTGCATGCTTCTGTCTCTGCTGTATTCCTTTCATTATCTTCTCAAGTGTAATGATAATTCAAAACTATAAAGGATAGATGCATATTTGGAGAGGTCTAATAAGTGATAACAATAGAGAGATAGATTTCAACTTCCGAGTAAAGATGATCCTGAGAAATCCACTTATGGTGTGGATATCAAAACCTGGTGACAGGCAGGTGGACGCCTCATTGATTCCAGCACAGTAGCCTAAAAACACCAAGAGCAGTCACATAGGCATGCAAAGCTCCTTGAAGGCCcaactgtaaaataaacagatttatcCATAATGTAAAGTTAACAtgtgaaaataacagaaaatgattGCCTTTCCATGGAATGTGTTGTGTTATCCATCAACTTTTCTAACtttgttatatattttactaAAGCTTCATGAAAGAGAGTCGTGAGCTGACAAGCTCTTACAGAAAATCCAGCACATGGTAAGTATTCTGAGATCTGGAAGTGACCTGGACTGGCCAGAaagtgatttcacttttacagatgaGCAGTCATATGGTCTAATTATTactccagtaaaaaaaaaaaaaaaggtccaaaatgtaaaaatattacagCTGGCAAGAGGGCAGCTACGGTGTTCCATAGGCCAACCGATTACTGAACCAACTATAATCAGACAAAGGCTGGGCATGGAAGTGACCAGACCACAGGATCCAAAACTACTTCCGCCTGAGAACTTCTAAAGAGTAAAGCAttacaaaatattcatccatccattatccaacccactatatcccaactacagggtcgccgggttctgctggagccaatcccagccaacacagggcgcaaggcaggaaacaaaccccgggcatggtgccaacgcACTGCAGGACAAAATATTCAGATTTCTTCAATTCAAATTTCTCCACAATGCAACATTTTAATACATGACAAGGGGTTGGTGTACACAGGAGGTGAAACGAGGAGCCCTGGTTACACCAGAATttcctatttttatatatattttatatatttcctatacattttaaaatatatataatcacaCGTTTACTTATTTGGTCGACACTTTCATCCTACGTGACTTACAGTAGTTGAGATATAGTTGCttacctttattttgtttttccagttggagcacaggcaggtgaagtgacttgctcagggtcacaccatGTCAGTGGTGGCATTTGAACTCGCAACCTCATCATTTGATGTTATCTGCACCACACTTCCAGTCAAaagaatttacacgttattgtttgGCAAACGCCTTTGTCCAAGATGGCTTACAACTAATCACAGTTCTTTTTGTTTGCCTAATTGAAGTGcaggcaggtgaggtgacttgcGCATAGTTCCACTgtatcaggatttgaacccacaacctcggagtttgaagtccaaagccttaaccactacacccaAAAAAATGGGCCACATACATAGTGAGACCAGTTGCAGGAATGACAGGACAAGCAAAAAAAGGGGAAGTTGGGACACCAAATGTCTCATCCCGTTTAATACGTTAGTCCAAACCATAAAGTCATGGCTTCAGCCAATAAAGTGAGTAGCTTCTTGGGCACAATCACAAAGCAACAAGCTCAAAATAAGGGTCTGTCACTGGAGCTCTTCATGGAAAATGACAACTAGTTGTGAGCGGCCGGGCTTCATATAGAGcaggtcctggaggaccaccgtggctgcaggttttcattctaaccccttttttttttttaatgagtaccctgtttgtgctgctaattaattaattgaatttcttttttaagatCTGCTCCCttaaatttcttcatcgttcctctgagttgcttcattcctgtccttaaatggcacccaaatagaaatgaagtgtgaagtgagtgagccaacagaagaccaactaagtcagggcctcagactccaaccaatttcactccaaccagctgcttaatgaggtgccgattcttgttgttaattaaacccgttctttaattttgtggctttgtTGCCGCTCTCGTGGTgcgttagcagacatttctgaaattgctgattttccctttctaagagctctgttaaaatgtttttggggacctgagccgaccgacattcctgagacattaacctttcttaattttcagatattgtatgatggacaccagttattttggctcattttatatctcatttttgtttgactgctaattaaggaaaaaagaaacaatcaaggGGTCTGAGCAAATCAATtacaattagttcaaaagaagttcattagcagcaaaaacagatcactcattaagaaaagggttagaatgaaaacctgcagccacggtggtcctccaggactggagttggcgacccctggtctAGTGCACAACCCTAAGTGTGCTAACTGGACAGTTTCTCTGTGATGCAgggagagaaggaaaagagaatgttagcaacagcaccccctgtcGCCCCGACGGGTGATCACATACTTCGGTCGAGCCCGTGAGGAGATCCTCAGGTGTGCAAGTgtgaaactttatttatttatttattagtattttaaaagATAATTGCACCTGAATGATTGAAATGAGCACAGCAGTCATGAATTATCAATTATCGCGAAACAGAAATGAACTTTTAAAATCTTACTCtttttttatacagtggtgtgaaaaactatttgcccccttcctgatttcttattcttttgcatgtttgtcacacaaaatgtttctgatcgtcaaacacatttaaccattagtcaaatataacacaagtaaacacaaaatgcagtttgtaaatggtgttttttattatttagggagaaaaaaaaatccaaacctacatggccctgtgtgaaaaagaaattgccccctgaacctaataactggttgggccacccttagcagcaataactgcaatcaagcgtttgcgataacttgcaatgagtcttttacagcgctctggaggaattttggcccactcatctttgcaaaattgttgtaattcagctttatttgagggttttctagcatgaaccgcctttttaaggtcatgccatagcatctcaattggattcgggtcaggactttgactaggccactccagtgttcattttgtttttcttca from Erpetoichthys calabaricus chromosome 5, fErpCal1.3, whole genome shotgun sequence includes the following:
- the LOC114643718 gene encoding zinc finger protein 93-like isoform X1, with protein sequence MRVHTGEKPHSCAECGKRFSELSTLHTHKRVHTGEKPHSCPECGKRFSQINHLERHTRVHSGEKPHCCSECGKRFSQLYTLHIHKRIHTGEKPHSCCECGKRFSLLGNLQRHMRIHTGEKPHCCTECGKRFSILGDLHTHTRVHTGEKPHCCCECGKRFSLLGDLQRHLRIHTGEKPHSCPECGKRFSILSNLQRHRRIHTGEKPYSCSECSKQFSCLSSLQRHTKIHTGEKPYSCSECGKQFSTISNLTRHTKTHTGERPHTCAECGKRFSQISSLQRHTQIHKGDKPHCCSACGKQFLTISNLIRHTQVHTRKIKRKAVPKKKHLD